The following proteins come from a genomic window of Rickettsiales bacterium:
- the pelG gene encoding exopolysaccharide Pel transporter PelG — translation MAGIGFTLKKLTQKDDLLGVAHAYGVAMFAAAGPWIFTIFALAGITNVYTNFFGMEGLINFRVVVIYNFAFSLVLSAPVYMVATRYIADNIHRKNVTNVPSIMIGTMILSYAIQLPVGAVFYLGYVDLPLSMQLSAMLNLFMLTTVWLLGVFLTALKDYNAVGWAYGIGMVIAVVFAQVLKDMFDEVGMLNGFTVGLAFIVFSLAAKVFSEYAYKFNAPFDLNGYFKKYWELALGGLFYNAAIWVDKWIMWFAPESWVLPSNMRMYPDYDSAMFLAYLTIIPAMAVFVFAVETNFFERYQRFYDNILEHKPLRKILSNHKAVIDSISNSARNFIIVQGTIVFLAIVLAPQFFELINVNNKQIGMFRMGVLGAFFHVLMLFEMIILSYFDCRAKVMWLGLLYLVLNAVLTLVTLQWGFAYYGYGYLLSSMIVFVITSIIMFNYIKKLPYHAFITNNNSITHVKA, via the coding sequence ATGGCTGGTATTGGATTTACTCTCAAGAAGCTGACCCAAAAAGATGATCTTTTAGGGGTGGCACATGCTTATGGTGTGGCGATGTTCGCTGCGGCAGGCCCGTGGATTTTTACTATTTTCGCGCTCGCGGGAATTACGAATGTTTACACTAACTTCTTCGGTATGGAAGGGCTTATAAACTTCCGTGTTGTTGTGATTTATAATTTCGCATTCTCACTTGTTTTGTCAGCGCCGGTTTACATGGTCGCGACACGCTATATTGCCGATAATATACATCGAAAAAATGTGACGAATGTTCCGTCTATTATGATCGGTACGATGATCCTGTCCTATGCGATTCAGTTGCCTGTTGGCGCTGTGTTCTATCTTGGATATGTTGATCTACCGCTTAGCATGCAGCTAAGTGCGATGTTGAACCTGTTCATGCTAACGACGGTATGGTTGCTCGGCGTATTCCTGACCGCCTTGAAAGACTATAACGCGGTCGGCTGGGCGTACGGTATCGGTATGGTGATCGCTGTTGTGTTTGCACAAGTGTTGAAAGATATGTTCGATGAAGTGGGAATGTTGAACGGCTTTACCGTTGGTTTGGCCTTTATCGTTTTCTCTCTCGCCGCGAAAGTATTCTCGGAATACGCGTATAAATTTAATGCGCCGTTTGACCTTAATGGCTATTTCAAGAAATATTGGGAACTGGCATTGGGTGGCTTGTTCTACAATGCAGCTATCTGGGTTGATAAATGGATTATGTGGTTCGCGCCGGAATCTTGGGTGCTGCCGAGTAACATGCGTATGTATCCGGATTATGATAGTGCCATGTTCTTGGCCTATCTAACCATCATTCCTGCCATGGCTGTATTTGTATTCGCTGTGGAGACGAACTTCTTTGAACGTTACCAACGTTTCTATGACAATATTCTTGAGCATAAGCCTTTGCGTAAGATTCTCTCAAATCACAAGGCCGTCATTGACAGTATCTCGAACTCAGCGCGTAATTTTATTATTGTACAAGGGACGATCGTTTTCTTGGCTATCGTATTGGCGCCACAATTCTTTGAGCTTATTAACGTAAATAACAAGCAAATCGGTATGTTCCGTATGGGCGTATTAGGTGCATTCTTCCACGTATTGATGCTGTTTGAGATGATTATTCTTTCTTACTTCGATTGCCGTGCGAAAGTCATGTGGCTTGGGCTTCTGTATCTCGTATTGAACGCGGTATTAACGCTCGTCACTCTGCAATGGGGTTTTGCTTACTATGGTTATGGATATTTATTGTCTTCCATGATTGTGTTTGTGATTACGAGCATCATTATGTTTAACTACATTAAGAAGCTTCCGTATCATGCCTTCATTACGAACAATAATTCCATCACGCACGTGAAAGCGTAG
- the pelF gene encoding GT4 family glycosyltransferase PelF — protein sequence MRLETADICLILEGTYPYVSGGVSSWTHEMIKNLSDKTFHLMCILPPDAEVERKYDIPDNVVGITHVRLQNLPETSNFVSLKSFLKGIEKPLTAVTGNKATGEDYSELLRLMRAQGGLGYEALMEGEEAFDLISRMYLNGFEENSFLDYFWSWRALMGSLFSISLVDIPPAHMYHTLSTGYAGMLAARAKIETGKPVILTEHGIYTNERRIEVASAEWLEETASKALTIDHVRNNLRDFWSDTFSSFSRICYDGCDHIYTLFEGNKVLQVNDGADPDKVTVIPNGVDVERFSKIKRESHDRATLALIGRVVPIKDIKSFLRATAIVQENIPDIRVLLMGPTDEDQVYYQECQQMTEYMGLSENVTFTGQVNIDKYIGQIDVMVLSSISEAMPLTVLEVGAAAIPSVTTNVGACSEMIHGVSDEDRAIGDGGMIVPLSNPTALAEAILKLLSNGELREELGANMAKRVKKYYTKTDQISAYENVYSHYIAYGSGQQKQAS from the coding sequence ATGAGACTAGAAACCGCAGATATTTGCCTAATTCTTGAAGGCACTTACCCTTACGTATCCGGAGGTGTGTCTAGCTGGACGCATGAAATGATTAAGAATCTATCGGATAAAACATTCCATTTGATGTGTATTTTGCCACCCGATGCAGAAGTCGAGCGTAAATACGATATTCCTGACAATGTTGTGGGAATTACGCATGTACGTTTGCAGAACCTTCCGGAAACCAGTAATTTTGTCTCTTTGAAGTCTTTCTTAAAAGGGATTGAAAAGCCTTTGACGGCTGTAACGGGCAATAAGGCTACCGGTGAAGATTATTCTGAGTTGCTGCGCTTGATGCGTGCACAAGGTGGTTTGGGTTATGAAGCCTTGATGGAAGGCGAAGAGGCTTTCGATCTTATTAGCCGTATGTATTTGAATGGTTTTGAAGAAAACTCGTTCCTTGATTATTTCTGGTCATGGCGTGCGCTTATGGGCAGCTTGTTCAGTATTTCATTGGTGGATATCCCGCCTGCGCATATGTATCATACTCTCTCAACGGGCTATGCTGGTATGTTGGCGGCGCGTGCGAAGATTGAAACAGGCAAACCTGTTATCCTAACCGAGCATGGTATCTATACCAATGAGCGTCGCATCGAAGTCGCTTCGGCTGAATGGCTGGAAGAAACCGCTTCTAAAGCGCTGACAATTGACCATGTGCGTAACAACTTGCGTGATTTCTGGTCAGATACATTCTCAAGTTTTTCTCGTATTTGCTACGATGGGTGTGATCATATTTACACCTTATTTGAAGGTAACAAGGTTCTGCAAGTTAATGACGGTGCTGATCCTGATAAAGTCACGGTTATTCCCAACGGTGTTGATGTTGAGCGTTTCTCTAAGATTAAACGTGAATCGCATGATCGTGCGACATTGGCGCTGATTGGCCGTGTGGTTCCGATTAAAGATATTAAAAGTTTCTTGCGTGCGACGGCAATCGTTCAGGAAAATATTCCTGATATACGCGTGCTCTTGATGGGACCGACGGATGAAGATCAGGTTTATTACCAAGAATGTCAGCAGATGACCGAATATATGGGCCTATCTGAAAATGTGACATTCACCGGACAGGTGAATATCGATAAGTATATTGGGCAAATTGATGTGATGGTACTTTCGAGTATTAGTGAAGCGATGCCGCTTACCGTGCTCGAAGTGGGTGCCGCTGCCATCCCTAGCGTAACCACGAATGTGGGTGCATGTAGCGAGATGATTCATGGCGTGAGTGATGAAGATCGTGCGATTGGTGATGGCGGTATGATTGTGCCGCTCTCGAATCCGACGGCATTGGCTGAAGCGATTCTTAAATTGCTAAGTAACGGTGAGCTACGCGAAGAATTAGGCGCGAACATGGCTAAACGCGTGAAGAAATACTATACAAAAACAGATCAAATTTCTGCTTATGAGAATGTGTACTCGCATTATATCGCGTACGGTTCTGGACAGCAAAAGCAAGCAAGTTAA